A genome region from Oncorhynchus gorbuscha isolate QuinsamMale2020 ecotype Even-year linkage group LG26, OgorEven_v1.0, whole genome shotgun sequence includes the following:
- the LOC124015091 gene encoding transcription elongation factor, mitochondrial-like → MWIVALNVLEWKHEDCHNFLKGTYMASAYLDDISSVVSHLPTADFFIVEKPSISLQNTALYPVMAHMRTVEAMLFALLEPRYNQPDITAPPKVLNMMRPAVGRHFGLTVGELRTSRAQAVQWMMESVTQIEGDIPSQPVCEIQELLPGGWVASAV, encoded by the exons GATTGCCACAACTTCCTGAAGGGAACCTACATGGCTTCTGCCTACTTGGATGAC ATATCCAGTGTGGTATCCCACCTCCCCACGGCTGACTTCTTCATTGTGGAAAAGCCATCCATCTCCCTTCAGAACACTGCCCTGTACCCAGTAATGGCTCACATGCGTACAGTGGAAGCGATGCTGTTCGCCCTGCTGGAGCCCCGCTACAACCAGCCTGACATCACTGCTCCACCCAAGGTGCTCAACATGATGCGCCCTGCCGTCGGCCGCCATTTTGGCCTCACAGTGGGCGAGTTGCGCACCAGCAGGGCCCAGGCGGTGCAATGGATGATGGAGTCAGTGACTCAGATTGAGGGTGACATTCCCTCACAACCTGTCTGTGAAATACAGGAACTCcttccaggtgggtgggtggcgTCGGCTGTGTGA